In one Corallococcus sp. EGB genomic region, the following are encoded:
- a CDS encoding cytochrome d ubiquinol oxidase subunit II, translating to MSPETAVLGFAVAGTFVLYALLGGADFGGGVWDLLARGPRKAEQRALIAHAIGPVWEVNHVWLIVGLVLLFSGFPRAFAALSVALHVPLTLLVLGIVFRGTAFTFRAYDTRGDAVERRWGVVFSVASVVAPLLLGMCVGAVASDAIRMQGHAVVSGFFASWLSPFALSVGALTLGLFAFLAAVYLTHEARTPELAEDFRRRALVMGGLLFPLALAALLLSREGAPRVWTGLLQTPFALALHAGTAVAAVTAFALLWTRRFRAARVAAATQGGLIVLGWAVSQAPYLVYPHLTLQGTAAPPEVQRLLLVALAVGLVTVVPSLVLLFRVFGPRGQAPQAPPQAPPQAPETPTT from the coding sequence ATGTCCCCTGAGACGGCGGTGCTGGGCTTCGCGGTGGCGGGCACGTTCGTGCTGTACGCGCTGCTGGGCGGAGCGGACTTCGGCGGCGGGGTGTGGGACCTGCTGGCGCGGGGGCCGCGCAAGGCGGAGCAGCGAGCGCTCATCGCCCACGCCATCGGGCCGGTGTGGGAGGTGAACCACGTCTGGCTCATCGTCGGGCTGGTGCTGCTCTTCAGCGGCTTCCCGCGCGCCTTCGCGGCGCTGAGCGTGGCGCTGCACGTGCCCCTGACGTTGCTGGTGCTGGGCATCGTGTTCCGCGGCACGGCGTTCACCTTCCGCGCCTACGACACGCGCGGCGACGCGGTGGAGCGCCGCTGGGGCGTGGTGTTCAGCGTCGCGAGCGTGGTGGCGCCGCTCCTGTTGGGCATGTGCGTGGGCGCGGTGGCCAGCGACGCCATCCGCATGCAGGGGCACGCGGTGGTGAGCGGCTTCTTCGCGTCGTGGCTGTCGCCCTTCGCGCTGTCCGTGGGCGCGCTGACGCTGGGGCTGTTCGCGTTCCTGGCGGCCGTGTACCTCACGCACGAGGCGCGCACGCCCGAGCTGGCGGAGGACTTCCGGCGCCGGGCGCTGGTGATGGGCGGGCTCTTGTTCCCGCTGGCCCTGGCCGCCCTGCTGCTGTCGCGCGAGGGGGCTCCCCGCGTGTGGACGGGGCTCTTGCAGACGCCGTTCGCGCTGGCGCTGCACGCGGGCACGGCGGTGGCGGCGGTGACGGCGTTCGCGCTCCTGTGGACGCGGCGCTTCCGGGCCGCCCGGGTGGCGGCGGCCACGCAGGGCGGGCTCATCGTGCTGGGGTGGGCCGTGTCGCAGGCGCCGTACCTCGTCTACCCGCACCTGACGCTCCAGGGCACGGCCGCGCCGCCGGAGGTCCAGCGGCTGCTGCTCGTGGCCCTGGCCGTGGGGCTGGTGACGGTGGTGCCGTCGCTGGTGCTGCTGTTCCGCGTCTTCGGGCCGCGCGGCCAGGCGCCCCAGGCTCCCCCCCAGGCTCCCCCCCAGGCTCCGGAGACGCCTACGACTTGA
- a CDS encoding cytochrome ubiquinol oxidase subunit I: MTDLLYARAQMGLSLAFHIVFAAAGVALPVLMVLSDLKSRRTGDADYRKLSEKLAKGTAILFAVGAVSGTVLSFELGLLWPEFMGRYGEVIGLPFSLEGVAFFTEAIFLGIYLYGRERVSPGLHLFSGGMVAVSGAASAFFVTLVNTFMNNPSGFTPTPAGPTDVQPLVAMFSPGWQYQTAHVLLSCYQASAFAMAGIHAFILLRHPGAAFHRKALSIALPLACVTALVQPLVGDLSAKHVARAQPVKLAAMEAHFHTEAGAPLRVGGWPDAEKGTVPGAIDLPKGLSILAFADPDAVVKGLNEFPRENWPPVARVHGAFQVMVGTGSLMALLALVTLWRRWRGREWPHGKGMMRAWLWAGPLGLVALEAGWLVTEWGRQPWIVRDVMRTGEAVTPVPHLAAPFLTFTGVYLFLGVTVLFVLWRQVAGTLPGSKTPGAPAGGEVAHVP, translated from the coding sequence ATGACGGACCTGCTCTATGCGCGCGCGCAGATGGGACTGTCGCTCGCGTTCCACATCGTCTTCGCGGCGGCCGGCGTGGCGTTGCCTGTCTTGATGGTCTTGAGCGACCTGAAGTCCCGGCGGACGGGGGACGCGGACTACCGGAAGCTCAGTGAGAAGCTGGCGAAGGGCACCGCCATCCTGTTCGCGGTGGGGGCCGTGAGCGGGACGGTGCTCTCGTTCGAGCTGGGCCTGCTGTGGCCGGAGTTCATGGGTCGCTACGGGGAGGTGATTGGCCTGCCCTTCAGCCTGGAGGGCGTGGCCTTCTTCACCGAGGCCATCTTCCTGGGCATCTACCTGTACGGCCGCGAGCGCGTGTCGCCGGGCCTGCACCTGTTCAGCGGCGGGATGGTGGCGGTGAGCGGCGCGGCGAGCGCGTTCTTCGTCACGCTGGTGAACACGTTCATGAACAACCCGTCCGGCTTCACGCCCACGCCGGCGGGGCCCACGGACGTGCAGCCGCTGGTGGCCATGTTCAGCCCCGGCTGGCAGTACCAGACGGCGCACGTGCTGTTGTCCTGCTATCAGGCCAGCGCGTTCGCGATGGCGGGCATCCACGCCTTCATCCTGCTGCGGCACCCGGGCGCCGCGTTCCACCGGAAGGCGCTGTCCATCGCGCTGCCGCTCGCGTGCGTCACCGCGCTCGTGCAGCCCCTGGTGGGGGACCTGTCCGCGAAGCACGTGGCGCGCGCGCAGCCGGTGAAGCTGGCCGCGATGGAGGCGCACTTCCACACGGAGGCGGGCGCGCCGCTGAGGGTGGGCGGATGGCCGGACGCGGAGAAGGGCACGGTGCCGGGCGCCATCGACCTGCCGAAGGGGCTCTCCATCCTGGCGTTCGCGGATCCGGACGCGGTGGTGAAGGGGCTGAACGAGTTCCCCCGCGAGAACTGGCCGCCGGTGGCCAGGGTGCACGGGGCCTTCCAGGTGATGGTGGGCACGGGCAGCCTGATGGCGCTGCTCGCGCTGGTGACGCTGTGGCGCAGGTGGCGCGGACGCGAGTGGCCGCACGGCAAGGGGATGATGCGCGCGTGGCTCTGGGCGGGGCCGCTGGGGCTGGTGGCGCTGGAGGCGGGGTGGCTCGTCACGGAGTGGGGACGGCAGCCCTGGATCGTCCGGGACGTGATGCGCACGGGCGAGGCGGTGACGCCGGTGCCGCACCTGGCCGCGCCGTTCCTCACCTTCACGGGGGTGTACCTGTTCCTCGGGGTGACGGTGCTCTTCGTGCTCTGGCGGCAGGTGGCGGGCACGCTGCCCGGCTCCAAGACGCCCGGCGCGCCCGCGGGAGGCGAGGTGGCCCATGTCCCCTGA
- a CDS encoding phage holin family protein — protein sequence MDLESERLERTQLETLSTAELIRHALSETRLLVKAEVMHAKKELKQELQSAKLAGIFVGAGAVLALTSLAVLFVALGLALPLGAAVGVLIVGVVLLAVAGLLLFLGTKRIPKKPLVHTQERLKTDFQMTRETLQ from the coding sequence GTGGACCTCGAATCGGAACGCCTGGAGCGGACGCAGCTGGAGACGCTCTCCACCGCGGAACTCATCCGGCACGCGCTGTCGGAAACCCGCCTGCTGGTGAAGGCGGAGGTGATGCACGCCAAGAAGGAGCTGAAGCAGGAGCTGCAGTCCGCCAAGCTGGCGGGCATCTTCGTGGGCGCGGGGGCCGTGCTCGCCCTCACGTCGCTGGCCGTGCTCTTCGTCGCGCTGGGCCTGGCGCTGCCGCTGGGGGCCGCCGTGGGCGTGCTCATCGTGGGGGTGGTGCTGCTGGCCGTGGCCGGCCTCCTGTTGTTCCTGGGCACGAAGCGGATTCCCAAGAAGCCGCTGGTCCACACCCAGGAGCGCTTGAAGACGGACTTTCAGATGACCCGGGAGACGCTGCAATGA
- a CDS encoding ADP-ribosylglycohydrolase family protein, whose amino-acid sequence MPLTPADRQDRFHAAFLGLAIGDALGFPLRGIPPASLARLPGLAEDFAPRPRGKFAKGQFSDDTQLLLAAAESVIREGKVDGRSAALHLAWLWQEGIILQPPRSLSEALQRLAGGTPWMSAGAPLGTKCPSVLSRALVVGLFESGQRARLPHDAGVLTVITHKDPVCAAAAAAFAQAVALGMEEEALTPAAFCEALALSAAVHDKNLAEEIRHLPRLLTWDTQRALNQLRKVGVPPSELKGVDGLPCHVVPVLLTSLYATLKVPHDFREAVVLTLRCGGEADVTAALTGALLGAHLGTRAIPARLRKQVLYAENLLDTADRLFRARQVRETLATAIAHQQRRR is encoded by the coding sequence ATGCCGCTGACTCCCGCAGACCGCCAGGACCGTTTTCATGCGGCATTCCTGGGGCTCGCCATCGGGGATGCGCTCGGCTTTCCGCTGAGGGGCATCCCCCCGGCGAGCCTGGCGCGGCTGCCCGGGCTGGCGGAGGACTTCGCGCCCCGGCCGCGCGGCAAGTTCGCCAAGGGCCAGTTCAGCGACGACACGCAGCTGCTGCTCGCGGCCGCGGAGAGCGTCATCCGCGAGGGCAAGGTGGACGGCCGCAGCGCGGCGCTGCACCTGGCGTGGCTGTGGCAGGAGGGCATCATCCTCCAGCCGCCGCGCAGCCTCTCCGAGGCGCTGCAGCGGCTGGCGGGCGGCACGCCGTGGATGAGCGCGGGCGCGCCCCTGGGCACGAAGTGCCCGTCGGTGCTCAGCCGCGCGCTGGTGGTGGGGCTCTTCGAAAGCGGCCAGCGTGCGCGCCTGCCGCACGACGCGGGCGTGCTCACCGTCATCACGCACAAGGACCCCGTCTGCGCCGCGGCCGCGGCCGCGTTCGCGCAGGCGGTGGCGCTGGGCATGGAGGAGGAGGCCCTCACGCCCGCGGCCTTCTGCGAGGCCCTGGCGCTGTCCGCCGCCGTGCACGACAAGAACCTGGCGGAGGAGATCCGCCACCTGCCGCGGCTGCTCACCTGGGACACCCAGCGCGCGCTCAACCAGCTGCGCAAGGTGGGCGTGCCCCCCAGCGAGCTGAAGGGCGTGGACGGCCTGCCGTGCCACGTGGTGCCGGTGCTGCTCACGTCGCTGTACGCGACGCTGAAGGTGCCGCACGACTTCCGCGAGGCCGTGGTCCTCACGCTGCGCTGCGGCGGCGAGGCGGACGTGACGGCCGCGCTCACCGGGGCCCTCCTGGGCGCGCACCTGGGCACCCGCGCCATCCCGGCCCGCCTGCGCAAGCAGGTGCTGTACGCGGAGAACCTGCTGGACACCGCGGACCGCCTCTTCCGGGCCCGCCAGGTGCGCGAGACCCTGGCCACGGCGATCGCGCATCAGCAGCGCCGCCGGTAG
- a CDS encoding F0F1 ATP synthase subunit epsilon, with translation MAKLTVEIVTPEKRILSVQADEAIVPGGEGLFGVRPGHTPFLSLVEPGTLTLMEAGRQDRYFVAGGFVEVSNDKVLVLADAAEHVTGIDVASARRRMEDAQARLKDLNSADARYAMEQATVRRETARISAAETR, from the coding sequence ATGGCCAAGCTGACTGTCGAGATCGTCACCCCCGAGAAGCGCATCCTGTCCGTGCAGGCCGACGAGGCCATCGTGCCGGGCGGCGAGGGCCTGTTCGGCGTGCGTCCCGGCCACACGCCGTTCCTGTCGCTGGTGGAGCCGGGCACGCTCACCCTCATGGAGGCGGGCCGTCAGGACCGCTACTTCGTGGCCGGTGGCTTCGTGGAGGTGAGCAACGACAAGGTGCTGGTGCTGGCGGACGCCGCCGAGCACGTCACCGGCATCGACGTGGCCAGCGCCCGCCGCCGCATGGAGGACGCCCAGGCGCGCCTCAAGGACCTGAACAGCGCGGACGCGCGCTACGCGATGGAGCAGGCCACGGTGCGCCGCGAGACCGCGCGCATCAGCGCCGCCGAGACGCGCTGA
- the atpD gene encoding F0F1 ATP synthase subunit beta: protein MSAQVPTTGKITQVLGPVVDVEFPPGGLPEVYVALKVTNPNLSAEKDNLVIEVAQHLGENTVRCIAMDSTEGLGRGMPVSNTGAPIQVPVGKATLGRIMNVTGDPVDEMGPVSATEYWPIHRAPPPFTEQDVRVQMFETGIKVIDLLAPYTRGGKIGLFGGAGVGKTVLLQELIRNVAVERGGFSVFAGVGERTREGNDLYHEMQETKVIQTDNLEKSQAVLVYGQMNEPPGARARVALSALTMAEYFRDVEGRDVLLFVDNIFRFTQAGSEVSALLGRIPSAVGYQPTLATEMGGLQERITSTTKGSITSVQAIYVPADDLTDPAPATAFAHLDATTVLNRSIAELAIFPAVDPLDSTSRILSADVLGAEHYAVARRVQGILQRYKELQDIIAILGMDELSEEDKLSVARARKIQRFLSQPFFVAKVFTGKDGRYVKLQDTIRGFKEIADGKHDDIPESAFYMTGGIEEVLENARKMAAS, encoded by the coding sequence ATGAGCGCTCAAGTCCCGACGACTGGCAAGATCACGCAGGTTCTCGGCCCCGTGGTCGACGTGGAGTTCCCGCCCGGCGGGCTCCCGGAGGTGTACGTCGCCCTCAAGGTGACCAACCCCAACCTGAGCGCGGAGAAGGACAACCTCGTCATCGAGGTGGCGCAGCACCTGGGTGAGAACACCGTGCGCTGCATCGCCATGGACTCCACCGAGGGCCTGGGCCGCGGCATGCCGGTGTCCAACACGGGCGCCCCCATCCAGGTGCCGGTGGGCAAGGCCACCCTGGGCCGCATCATGAACGTCACCGGCGACCCGGTGGACGAGATGGGCCCCGTGAGCGCCACCGAGTACTGGCCCATCCACCGCGCCCCCCCGCCCTTCACGGAGCAGGACGTGCGCGTGCAGATGTTCGAGACCGGCATCAAGGTCATCGACCTGCTCGCCCCCTACACCCGCGGCGGCAAGATCGGCCTGTTCGGCGGCGCCGGCGTGGGCAAGACGGTGCTCCTGCAGGAGCTCATCCGCAACGTGGCCGTGGAGCGCGGCGGCTTCTCCGTGTTCGCCGGCGTCGGTGAGCGCACCCGCGAGGGCAACGACCTGTACCACGAGATGCAGGAGACCAAGGTCATCCAGACCGACAACCTGGAGAAGAGCCAGGCGGTCCTCGTGTACGGCCAGATGAACGAGCCGCCCGGCGCCCGCGCCCGCGTGGCCCTCTCCGCGCTGACCATGGCGGAGTACTTCCGCGACGTGGAGGGCCGTGACGTGCTCCTCTTCGTGGACAACATCTTCCGCTTCACCCAGGCCGGCTCGGAAGTGTCCGCCCTCCTGGGCCGCATCCCCAGCGCGGTGGGTTACCAGCCCACGCTCGCCACGGAGATGGGCGGCCTGCAGGAGCGCATCACCTCCACCACCAAGGGCTCCATCACCTCCGTGCAGGCCATCTACGTGCCCGCGGACGACCTGACGGACCCGGCGCCGGCCACCGCGTTCGCCCACCTGGACGCGACCACGGTGCTCAACCGCTCCATCGCGGAGCTCGCCATCTTCCCCGCCGTGGACCCGCTGGACTCCACCAGCCGCATCCTGTCCGCGGACGTGCTGGGCGCCGAGCACTACGCCGTGGCCCGCCGCGTCCAGGGCATCCTGCAGCGCTACAAGGAGCTCCAGGACATCATCGCCATCCTCGGCATGGACGAGCTGTCGGAAGAGGACAAGCTGTCCGTGGCGCGCGCCCGGAAGATCCAGCGCTTCCTGTCCCAGCCGTTCTTCGTGGCCAAGGTCTTCACCGGCAAGGACGGCCGCTACGTGAAGCTCCAGGACACCATCCGCGGCTTCAAGGAGATCGCGGACGGCAAGCACGACGACATCCCGGAGAGCGCCTTCTACATGACGGGCGGCATCGAAGAGGTGCTGGAGAACGCCCGCAAGATGGCGGCGAGCTAG
- the atpG gene encoding ATP synthase F1 subunit gamma, whose translation MASLRDIRKRIRSVKNTRQITKAMKMVSAAKLRKAQDAILAARPYAQTLEQIISELAARSADQELAHPLLATRPVRRVELVLLTSDRGLAGGFNSNVIRRANRFLYENNNLEIRISTVGRKGNDFFRNRGQAIRKDFAGLYATLNYRSAANVAEELAASFLNDEVDAVYVVYNEFVSAISQNVVVSQLLPLQPAAVKAAPSEEASVTTPTALVDFKYEPSRQAVLDRLVPQAVNIKLYRALLESVASEQGARMSAMENATNNATDMISSYTLIYNRTRQAVITKELMEIVSGAEALK comes from the coding sequence ATGGCGTCCCTTCGCGACATCCGCAAGCGCATCCGCTCGGTGAAGAACACGCGGCAGATCACCAAGGCCATGAAGATGGTCTCCGCCGCGAAGCTGCGGAAGGCGCAGGACGCCATCCTCGCCGCCCGCCCGTACGCGCAGACGCTGGAGCAGATCATCTCCGAGCTGGCCGCGCGCTCCGCCGACCAGGAGCTGGCGCACCCGCTGCTGGCCACCCGCCCCGTGCGCCGCGTGGAGCTGGTGCTCCTCACGTCCGACCGCGGCCTCGCCGGCGGCTTCAACTCCAACGTCATCCGCCGCGCCAACCGGTTCCTGTACGAGAACAACAACCTGGAGATCCGCATCTCCACGGTGGGCCGCAAGGGCAACGACTTCTTCCGCAACCGCGGCCAGGCCATCCGCAAGGACTTCGCCGGCCTCTACGCGACGCTCAACTACCGCTCGGCCGCCAACGTCGCGGAGGAGCTGGCCGCCTCGTTCCTCAACGACGAGGTCGACGCGGTCTACGTCGTCTACAACGAGTTCGTCTCCGCCATCAGCCAGAACGTGGTCGTCTCGCAGCTCCTGCCGCTGCAGCCCGCCGCGGTGAAGGCCGCCCCCTCCGAGGAGGCCTCCGTCACCACGCCCACGGCCCTGGTGGACTTCAAGTACGAGCCGTCCCGTCAGGCCGTGCTGGACCGGCTGGTGCCCCAGGCGGTGAACATCAAGCTGTACCGGGCGCTGCTGGAGAGCGTGGCCAGCGAGCAGGGCGCGCGCATGAGCGCCATGGAGAACGCCACCAACAACGCCACGGACATGATCTCCAGCTACACGCTGATCTACAACCGCACCCGCCAGGCGGTCATCACCAAGGAGCTCATGGAGATCGTCTCCGGCGCCGAGGCCCTCAAGTAG
- a CDS encoding vancomycin high temperature exclusion protein: MKAGGTTRVWVRRGLGLLGLALAVLLGLSHFVRLRYQGRIVPLAVAPEAPVALVFGAGLAPGAVPSPVLAQRLDAAIALWRQGKVRSLLVSGDNSAPFHNETRAMRRYLLERGVPADAVLGDEAGLSTYDSCLRAHSVFGADRAVLVTQRFHLSRALFIANSVGIDAWGVAADEGRPTPWRYTVRETLSRVLALGMVLLDVKPGSPDARPPTAPR, encoded by the coding sequence ATGAAGGCTGGCGGCACGACCAGGGTGTGGGTACGCAGGGGCCTGGGGCTGCTCGGGCTGGCCCTGGCCGTGCTGCTGGGTCTGTCCCACTTCGTGCGCCTGCGCTACCAGGGCCGCATCGTGCCGCTGGCGGTCGCGCCAGAGGCCCCGGTGGCCCTGGTGTTCGGGGCGGGGCTGGCGCCGGGCGCGGTGCCGTCTCCCGTGCTGGCGCAGCGGCTGGACGCGGCCATCGCGCTGTGGCGGCAGGGCAAGGTGCGGTCGCTCCTGGTGAGCGGGGACAACTCCGCGCCCTTCCACAACGAGACGCGGGCCATGCGGCGCTACCTGCTGGAGCGCGGGGTGCCCGCGGACGCGGTGCTGGGAGACGAGGCGGGGCTGTCCACGTACGACAGCTGCCTGCGGGCGCACTCGGTGTTCGGCGCGGACCGGGCGGTGCTCGTCACGCAGCGCTTCCACCTGTCGCGGGCGCTCTTCATCGCCAACTCGGTGGGCATCGACGCGTGGGGCGTGGCGGCGGACGAGGGACGGCCGACCCCCTGGCGCTACACGGTGCGCGAGACGCTCTCCCGGGTGCTGGCGCTGGGGATGGTGCTGCTGGACGTGAAGCCCGGCAGCCCTGACGCCCGGCCGCCGACGGCTCCCCGCTGA
- a CDS encoding SMI1/KNR4 family protein: protein MHEWLESLRKSAKTTSEGVQAEEVRRAETECGVPFPEDLADLYQALNGGEFQGEVRLYPLHGGEGEPSVLEKSRLMVVGLPAAGVWRFGLKGTHRHLFVARKSAMEEQGDGGGPLPGWVDALDGEDWVFGTWDGEKKDMRMYRSLKDMLEVLIPPVEEKETFGERTFARAMNAVLQGALSGAAARVGDEGEEADTDAADAEAFEAAEAADEDGFDDEGEAEVSGEEELEEELAEDTGEAESGADEDVRDEEAPEQEELFEEAKPKRPAAKKARREPPITGAPAAPAKKGAAAKKSAPARGAAKKGAPAKKATVKAAAKKSPVKKGATAKKGAAQKRGAAKKAAAKKATGKATAKKGAVQKRGAAAKKGAARKRGAAKKAPARRSAAKKSSRRRS from the coding sequence ATGCACGAGTGGTTGGAGTCACTGCGCAAGTCGGCGAAGACGACCTCGGAGGGTGTGCAGGCGGAGGAGGTCCGCCGCGCGGAGACGGAGTGCGGCGTCCCGTTTCCCGAGGACCTGGCGGACCTGTATCAGGCGCTCAACGGCGGTGAGTTCCAGGGCGAGGTGCGGCTGTACCCGCTGCATGGCGGCGAGGGGGAGCCCAGCGTCCTGGAGAAGAGCCGCCTGATGGTGGTGGGCCTGCCCGCCGCGGGCGTGTGGCGCTTCGGGCTGAAGGGGACGCACCGGCACCTGTTCGTCGCGCGCAAGTCCGCCATGGAGGAGCAGGGGGACGGCGGCGGGCCGCTGCCCGGCTGGGTGGACGCGCTGGACGGGGAGGACTGGGTCTTCGGCACCTGGGACGGCGAGAAGAAGGACATGCGGATGTACCGCTCGCTCAAGGACATGCTGGAGGTGCTGATTCCGCCCGTCGAGGAGAAGGAGACCTTCGGGGAGCGCACCTTCGCGCGCGCCATGAACGCCGTGCTCCAGGGCGCGCTGTCCGGCGCCGCGGCGCGGGTGGGCGACGAGGGCGAGGAGGCCGACACGGATGCCGCCGACGCGGAGGCATTCGAGGCCGCCGAGGCCGCCGACGAGGACGGTTTCGACGACGAGGGCGAGGCCGAGGTGTCCGGCGAGGAGGAACTGGAGGAGGAACTCGCCGAGGACACCGGTGAGGCGGAGTCCGGAGCCGACGAGGACGTGCGCGACGAAGAGGCGCCCGAACAGGAGGAGCTGTTCGAGGAGGCCAAGCCGAAGCGCCCCGCCGCGAAGAAGGCCCGCCGCGAGCCGCCCATCACCGGGGCGCCGGCCGCCCCCGCCAAGAAGGGGGCCGCCGCGAAGAAGTCCGCGCCCGCGCGTGGGGCCGCGAAGAAGGGCGCCCCCGCGAAGAAGGCCACGGTCAAGGCCGCCGCGAAGAAGTCCCCCGTGAAGAAGGGGGCCACCGCGAAGAAGGGCGCTGCCCAGAAGCGCGGGGCCGCGAAGAAGGCCGCCGCGAAGAAGGCCACGGGCAAGGCCACCGCGAAGAAGGGCGCTGTCCAGAAGCGTGGCGCCGCCGCGAAGAAGGGCGCTGCCCGGAAGCGCGGGGCCGCGAAGAAGGCTCCGGCCCGCAGGTCCGCGGCGAAGAAGTCCTCGCGCCGCCGGTCCTGA
- a CDS encoding co-chaperone YbbN, protein MAHPVSIEATTETFDSLVMEPRDELVVVDFWGPGCPNCDIYAAAEPELLEELDGAPMRVVKVNAYEHEALATRFGLFGIPTFLLFRNGKLLGKMSQYYGKPYFLGVIRDHLPGGAKAQA, encoded by the coding sequence ATGGCGCATCCCGTAAGCATCGAGGCGACGACCGAGACCTTCGACTCGCTCGTCATGGAACCCCGCGACGAGCTGGTGGTGGTGGACTTCTGGGGTCCCGGCTGCCCCAACTGCGACATCTACGCGGCCGCCGAACCCGAGCTCCTCGAGGAGCTGGACGGCGCCCCCATGCGCGTCGTCAAGGTCAACGCCTACGAGCACGAGGCGCTGGCCACGCGCTTCGGCCTGTTCGGCATCCCCACCTTCCTGCTGTTCCGCAACGGGAAGCTCCTGGGGAAGATGAGCCAGTACTACGGCAAGCCGTACTTCCTGGGCGTCATCCGGGACCACCTGCCCGGCGGCGCCAAGGCCCAGGCCTGA
- a CDS encoding ABC transporter ATP-binding protein yields MRGGTLPPPTPSTPPSLRARLKNAGVLFKQLPGTFHLFWRASPRGAVVLGVLTLVAAVLPAGIAWVGKLIVDTVVAAAKGDAAAHSRVLGLVATEFGLMVASAVVDRGLTLTKDLLRAHLGNLLNERILQKALELELKHFEDSDTYDKMQNARREANARPLSLVMQAFSIVRNVITLSTYAVLLVALSPWSVVVLLAASIPAFIAEARLAAEGFRLYSWRAPEGRKLNYLEWILTRDSTVKEVKLFGLGPLVMGRYRTLFQKFFAEDRALARKRMGWGLGLGLVSLAAFYGCYLFVASRAASATISVGDMVLYLSVFRQGQAAFQGILTSVGSMYEDALFMSNLFAYLDIPTAENAPGLLPAVSPPRGRNNAIELRDVSFRYAGKDAWALRNVSLTLKPGQKLALVGENGAGKSTLVKLLLRMYEPTEGQILYGGVDTARMDADDLRGRFGAVFQDFVRYQFSVAENIGLGHVPALEDRPRIERAAEQGGANTVIAALPGQYDTMLGGWFEKGQELSSGQWQKLAVSRAFMRDDAEVLILDEPTASIDAEAEHALFERFQALAADRIAIVISHRFSTVRMADQIAVLHNGTVQELGSHDELMALEGRYAHLFRLQARGYRD; encoded by the coding sequence ATGAGGGGCGGCACCTTGCCACCTCCCACGCCGTCGACACCGCCATCCCTCCGCGCCCGCCTGAAGAACGCGGGCGTCCTCTTCAAGCAACTGCCGGGCACCTTCCACCTCTTCTGGCGGGCGAGCCCCCGGGGCGCGGTGGTGCTGGGCGTGCTCACGCTGGTGGCGGCGGTGCTGCCGGCGGGCATCGCGTGGGTGGGCAAGCTCATCGTGGACACGGTGGTGGCCGCGGCGAAGGGCGACGCGGCGGCGCACTCGCGCGTGCTGGGCCTGGTGGCCACGGAGTTCGGGCTGATGGTGGCCTCCGCGGTGGTGGACCGGGGGCTCACGCTCACCAAGGACCTGCTGCGCGCGCACCTGGGAAACCTGCTCAATGAGCGCATCCTCCAGAAGGCGCTGGAGCTGGAGCTCAAGCACTTCGAGGACTCGGACACCTACGACAAGATGCAGAACGCGCGGCGCGAGGCGAACGCGCGCCCGCTGTCGCTGGTGATGCAGGCGTTCAGCATCGTGCGCAACGTCATCACCCTGTCCACCTACGCGGTGCTGCTCGTGGCGCTGTCGCCGTGGAGCGTGGTGGTGCTGCTCGCCGCGTCCATCCCCGCGTTCATCGCGGAGGCGCGCCTGGCGGCGGAGGGCTTCCGGCTGTACTCGTGGCGCGCGCCGGAGGGGCGCAAGCTCAACTACCTGGAGTGGATCCTCACGCGCGACAGCACCGTGAAGGAGGTGAAGCTCTTCGGGTTGGGGCCGCTGGTGATGGGGCGCTACCGCACGCTGTTCCAGAAGTTCTTCGCGGAGGACCGCGCGCTCGCGCGCAAGCGCATGGGCTGGGGCCTGGGGCTGGGCCTGGTGTCCCTGGCGGCCTTCTACGGCTGCTACCTCTTCGTCGCGAGCCGCGCGGCGTCCGCCACCATCTCCGTGGGCGACATGGTGCTGTACCTGTCCGTGTTCCGGCAGGGGCAGGCCGCGTTCCAGGGCATCCTCACCAGCGTGGGCTCCATGTACGAGGACGCGCTCTTCATGAGCAACCTCTTCGCCTACCTGGACATCCCCACCGCGGAGAACGCGCCGGGGCTGCTGCCCGCCGTCTCACCGCCGCGCGGCAGGAACAACGCCATCGAGCTGCGCGACGTGTCCTTCCGCTACGCGGGCAAGGACGCGTGGGCGCTGCGCAACGTGTCGCTCACGCTCAAGCCCGGCCAGAAGCTGGCGCTGGTGGGGGAGAACGGCGCGGGGAAGAGCACGCTGGTGAAGCTGCTGTTGCGCATGTACGAGCCCACGGAGGGCCAGATTCTCTACGGCGGCGTGGACACGGCGCGGATGGACGCGGACGACCTGCGCGGCCGCTTCGGGGCGGTGTTCCAGGACTTCGTGCGCTACCAGTTCAGCGTGGCGGAGAACATCGGCCTGGGACACGTGCCCGCGCTGGAGGACCGGCCGCGCATCGAACGGGCGGCGGAGCAGGGCGGCGCCAACACGGTCATCGCGGCGCTGCCGGGCCAGTACGACACGATGCTCGGCGGCTGGTTCGAGAAGGGCCAGGAGCTGTCCAGCGGCCAGTGGCAGAAGCTGGCGGTGTCGCGCGCCTTCATGCGCGACGACGCGGAGGTGCTCATCCTGGACGAGCCCACGGCCAGCATCGACGCGGAGGCCGAGCACGCCCTCTTCGAGCGCTTCCAGGCGCTGGCCGCGGACCGCATCGCCATCGTGATTTCGCACCGCTTCTCCACGGTGCGCATGGCGGATCAGATCGCCGTGCTCCACAACGGGACGGTGCAGGAGCTGGGCAGCCACGACGAGCTGATGGCGCTCGAGGGGCGGTACGCGCACCTGTTCCGGCTTCAGGCGCGCGGCTACCGGGACTGA